One Methylophaga marina DNA window includes the following coding sequences:
- a CDS encoding nuclease-related domain-containing protein — protein MCIAFIIRRKRKRSFYSRKLERALQTVKKEEAKSIIIPDGLGGMIEIERLVLIEQGLLIIETYPMSGHLFGADHIDQWTQIIDGRSFKFTNPLHRIYNSKHALQTLAPKIPIFCRIVFSENSNFPKGKPEEVSVIDSLSDDLKSLSEYPSINQQGQIAWERIIRVARTDGQSLLRDV, from the coding sequence TTGTGTATTGCATTCATCATTAGACGTAAAAGAAAGCGTTCTTTTTACTCTCGCAAATTAGAGCGTGCATTACAGACTGTCAAAAAAGAAGAAGCAAAATCGATAATCATTCCTGACGGGTTGGGGGGAATGATTGAAATTGAACGTTTAGTACTGATTGAACAAGGATTGTTAATTATTGAAACTTATCCCATGTCAGGTCACTTGTTTGGGGCTGATCATATCGATCAATGGACCCAGATCATTGATGGCAGAAGTTTTAAATTTACTAACCCACTGCATAGAATCTATAACTCCAAACACGCACTTCAGACACTGGCACCGAAGATTCCTATTTTTTGCCGAATCGTGTTTTCTGAAAATAGTAACTTTCCAAAAGGCAAACCCGAGGAGGTGTCTGTCATTGATAGTTTGAGTGACGACCTCAAAAGTCTTTCTGAATATCCCAGTATAAATCAACAAGGGCAGATTGCCTGGGAGCGTATTATCCGAGTTGCACGGACTGATGGACAGTCATTATTAAGGGATGTTTGA